In Miscanthus floridulus cultivar M001 chromosome 8, ASM1932011v1, whole genome shotgun sequence, the sequence AGCCTCTTTGCAGCTCGATCACCAACTTCTGTTTTTCCATGGATCCTGCAAGCCTCAATTAAAGTTGCCAACATCGCGGCAGTTGGCTGGAATGGCATCTTGTTAATTATCTCCTCAGCCATACTCAGCAAACCCTCACGGCAGTACAAATCAACCATGCAAGAAAAATGCTCCACCCTTGGTGcaatgcaaaacacatcaaaCATCTCAGCAAATCGTAGCTGCCCTTGAGTTACCAGCCCAGAGTGGCTGCAGGCTGAAAGAACAGCAACCATAGTTACATGGTCCACCTTGATATTGTTGGCGATCATTTCATCAAAGAGCTTCAGTGATAGATTCCCTTCTCTTTGCATTCCATAGCCCAAAATCAGTGAAGTATAGGCATGCCTGTCTTGAGATTGCATCTGGTCAAACACTCTCTGGGCAGTTGCCATCTGTCTAGACTTTGAGTACATATCGACAAGTGAGTTCTGCAGTATGTTAGAGGCACCGAGTCCATGCTTGAAAATGTAGCAGTGCATTTCCCTTCCGTGACAGAGGTGTCCAAAACGTGCACTAAGTGAAAGCATAGTTAACACAGTAACATCATTTGGAAAGACAGAGGAATAAATCATCTCTCTGAAAAGCAAAATAGCTTCCTCAACCTGGTCCATGAATCCAAATCCTGCTAGCAATGAATTCCATATTACTACGCTCTGAGTCGAGCATGATCTGAACAGGTGATATGCAGAGCTCATCATCTGGCATCTGGAGTACATTGTGATCAATGAACTCTCCACGTGCTCGAGCCTATCAAAGCATAGACGAACAGACGCAGCGTGCAACTCCTTGCCAATCTTCAGATACCCACCCCTAGCACATGCCCTGAGGCCGATGACAACAGTCACAGAATCCAGCCCCGGACCATGGCAACTCCTCATCTGCCACACCAACCTCATCACCTCGCCGTCGTTCCCCGCCTTAAAATTTCCAGCCGCAACCGCGTTCCAGGTGACAATGTTCGCCCCAGGAACCCACTGCAGCAGGTCAAACGCCTCACCCCACAAACCAGCCGACGCGTACCCAGACACCATGGCGTTCCAGCTGACAACATCCCGCGCAGGCATTCCATCAAACACCTTGCGCGCGTCCTCCATCTCCCCGCACTTGGCATACATCCCCACCAGAGCGTTCCAGACGTACATGTCCAGACCATATCCCCACGACCGAACGCGCTGCTCAATCTCCCGGCCAACGGAGGCATCCCGTAGCTCGCCGCAAGCGCGCAGAACCGACGGGTACGTGAACCTGTCGGCGACCACGCCCAGCGCCAGCATCCTGCGGTACGCGAGGACCACGTCGCCCCACAGCCCACGGTCGGCATACCCCCAGATGAGCAGGTTCCACGGGAACGCCCGCGCCTTTCCCGCCGCACGCTCGACGGCGGCTCGCGCGGCGGGGAGGTCGCCGAGCGCGATGTAGAAGGTGGTGAGCCTGGGGAGCACCGAGGGGTGCGCGCCGAGGCCGAGCGCGACGGCGCGTGCGTGCGCCTGCTCGCCGGGGCGACGGGCGCGCTGGGACGTGCAGGAGCGTATGAGTGATGAGAGGGACGCGGGGGAGAAGTAGGAGGCAGGTGGCGTCGGCTGCGGCGGGGACGGGTCCTGAGCGGGGATGGCATTAATCCAAACGGGTGGCAGGCAGCGGCGGATGCGGAGGAGGTGTTGCCTGGAGAGCGCGCCGCGAGGAGGCGGCCGTGGGCGCATCAAAGGGGCGGCGCCTCCGCCGCCTTCGTGGCATCACACCTGTCCGCCGGCTGAGAAGGCGGCGGGCAGCGGGCAGCGCGCAGCGGGAGAATTGGGAGAGGAGGGAGCCAGGGAGGCTCTGAGCGTCTGGGGCTCTCGGCGCGCCAAGACGCCTTGGTGGGCCCACCAAGTCGGGTGGCACTCCAGGGCTATGGGGACGGGCTCATGCCAGGCAACGAGGCTGGCCGTGTGAGCAGAGTACAagctcttgggctggcccattaCGGACATGTTTCTGCTCTGTTTGcggaatttttatttatttttatataaaataaaaaaaacagtcGTAGGATTGGTCCCATTTTCTTCATTCGTGTAGGTCCTCTATGTTCGTGTGTAACCACGATAGAACTATGACCTGCTCATCG encodes:
- the LOC136469295 gene encoding pentatricopeptide repeat-containing protein At1g71490-like, producing the protein MRPRPPPRGALSRQHLLRIRRCLPPVWINAIPAQDPSPPQPTPPASYFSPASLSSLIRSCTSQRARRPGEQAHARAVALGLGAHPSVLPRLTTFYIALGDLPAARAAVERAAGKARAFPWNLLIWGYADRGLWGDVVLAYRRMLALGVVADRFTYPSVLRACGELRDASVGREIEQRVRSWGYGLDMYVWNALVGMYAKCGEMEDARKVFDGMPARDVVSWNAMVSGYASAGLWGEAFDLLQWVPGANIVTWNAVAAGNFKAGNDGEVMRLVWQMRSCHGPGLDSVTVVIGLRACARGGYLKIGKELHAASVRLCFDRLEHVESSLITMYSRCQMMSSAYHLFRSCSTQSVVIWNSLLAGFGFMDQVEEAILLFREMIYSSVFPNDVTVLTMLSLSARFGHLCHGREMHCYIFKHGLGASNILQNSLVDMYSKSRQMATAQRVFDQMQSQDRHAYTSLILGYGMQREGNLSLKLFDEMIANNIKVDHVTMVAVLSACSHSGLVTQGQLRFAEMFDVFCIAPRVEHFSCMVDLYCREGLLSMAEEIINKMPFQPTAAMLATLIEACRIHGKTEVGDRAAKRLLAMRTNNPGHYKLIANMYISAKRWPELAKLRSLMSVMELNMIPTHSLLESEYDMCPVKQDCCLNGSMHGGLSDDMTDTDFSSSEEVKCNEAFGG